The sequence below is a genomic window from Deferribacterota bacterium.
ATAGATTTTATATTTTGTAGAAATGTTTTGATATACTTTGATGTTGATATGAAAAAGAGGGTGTTAGATATAATGTATAATGTTCTTAATATTGGAGGTTCTTTGTTTTTAGGGCATGCAGAAACTATTTCAAAATTAACTGATAAATTTTCTTTAAAAAATTTTAATAATGGCTCACTATATATAAAAAGGGGGTAGTTATGGGGTAAATCCAATTGATATTCAAAATAACATTAGCAAGATTTATTTTGCTGAAAAATATTTTGATGTTGTCGACAAAAATAGTTTAAACAGAAATATTTATGTAAGTAATGAATTTAAAGAACTAAATATGATGAGGGTTCAGGATGTTCCAGAGGTTGATAGGGTAATTATGTCAATTGTAGAAAGAGATAGGCAAACAAGAAGGACCCAGCAGCTAAAAAAAAGAAGAGTTTCTCCTCGAGGGAATAAAAAGAGAAATAAAAAAAGCAATGTAGGCAGTACAATAGATTATGAGGGATAGATGAGTTCTGGCAAATTAAAGGTAGACTATGATGATGATATTAGAAGGGTGTTTGTTATTATTGAAAGTTATAATCCTATGGTTGTTAAGTATAATGGTGATATCAATGAACTAATTGATGGTGCTATAAAATTTCAAATACAATATTATGATGAAGGCATGCTTGTTAAAAAGAACGTGAAAATTG
It includes:
- a CDS encoding CheR family methyltransferase — its product is IDFIFCRNVLIYFDVDMKKRVLDIMYNVLNIGGSLFLGHAETISKLTDKFSLKNFNNGSLYIKRG